The Brassica oleracea var. oleracea cultivar TO1000 chromosome C6, BOL, whole genome shotgun sequence genome includes a region encoding these proteins:
- the LOC106301028 gene encoding methyltransferase-like protein 7A isoform X2, protein MLFVQRMFQEHIIRRGRRYVRRLNSWLLNSTMQSYWDEIENFKNKVFDELTTKDEKVLEIGIGTGPNMRYFAARNVNVTLLGLDPNPKMKKYARKAAVRAGLNPKNFRFMQGVGEAIPLEDGSVDAVVATLVLCTVSDVTQTLNEIKRVLRPGGSFIFLEHVAAEDGSLFRRLQKLLDPLQQILADGCHLTRNTRECILEAGFSGGAEIETVSMYSFPWITRPHIYGVAYK, encoded by the exons ATGCTTTTTGTTCAAAG GATGTTCCAGGAGCACATCATCCGCAGGGGCCGGAGGTACGTTAGAAGGCTTAACTCTTGGCTTTTGAACTCAACGATGCAGTCTTATTGGGATGAG ATTGAAAATTTCAAGAATAAAGTGTTTGATGAACTGACTACAAAAGATGAGAAGGTGTTGGAGATTGGTATTGGGACAGGTCCTAATATGAGATACTTCGCCGCTCGTAATGTGAATGTAACTCTTCTTGGGTTGGATCCAAATCCTAAAATGAAGAAGTATGCACGCAAAGCCGCTGTGAGAGCAGGATTGAATCCTAAAAACTTTAGATTCATGCAAGGA GTAGGAGAGGCTATACCATTAGAAGATGGTTCTGTGGATGCAGTCGTTGCAACACTTGTTCTATGTACTGTTTCTGACGTCACTCAAACACTCAATG AAATCAAGCGAGTGCTGAGACCAGGAGGGAGTTTCATCTTCTTAGAACATGTGGCAGCAGAAG ATGGATCTCTCTTCAGGCGTTTGCAGAAACTGTTGGATCCATTGCAGCAGATATTAGCAGATGGATGCCATTTGACAAGAAACACGAGAGAGTGCATCTTGGAAGCTGGTTTCAGCGGTGGTGCCGAAATAGAGACGGTGTCGATGTATAGTTTCCCGTGGATAACAAGACCTCATATCTATGGAGTAGCTTACAAGTAA
- the LOC106296958 gene encoding DNA (cytosine-5)-methyltransferase DRM1-like isoform X1 produces MAKHSAGDDDDVNWNTDDEIDNFQSSPVNYISKRNVVHMDETVAKFIEMGFSIEMIGRAVEETGGENPEPLMILETLFKISTSSEASSSKSKVIDELIGMGFSEELVIKAIQEHGEENLEEITNVLLSYAEAEKMHETENEDINNNYFSDDNDDVNIFSGLSSSDEENELHSFHEDGRLQDLIKMGYPRKEASIALERCGEIASLAEVVDFIFAAQMARQLDEFWAASDEQEQRRINEPPPRRRRLNTDIASDDELIRLPNPMIGFGVPKEPGLITDRPVPIPNIALGPPYFYYENVAMTPKGVWATMSSHLYDIKPEFVDSLYFCAAARKRGYIHNLPIKNRFEIQPTPHYTIQEEFPLTKKWWPAWDKRTKLNCVLTCIASAQLTNKIRKRLEKHERDPAVQKDIVDQCKKWNLVWVGKNKAAPLEPYEMERLLGFPNNHTRGISRKDRYKSLGNSFQVDTVAYHLSVLKPLYPKGINVLSLFTGIGGGEVALHRLQIPMKLVVSVEISEVNRNIFRSFWEQTNQRGDLIEFRDVEELDDHKIEGLMDQYGGFDLVIGGSPCNNLAGANRVSRTGLEGDQSSLFYDYCRILEAVRSKASRMRR; encoded by the exons ATG GCAAAACATTCTGCTGGTGATGACGATGATGTAAATTGGAATACAGATGATGAAATTGATAACTTCCAATCGTCTCCTGTAAATTATATATCCAAA AGAAACGTAGTTCATATGGATGAGACGGTTGCCAAGTTCATTGAGATGGGATTCTCTATCGAAATGATCGGTAGAGCGGTTGAAGAAACCGGCG GAGAAAATCCAGAACCTTTGATGATTCTTGAAACTCTCTTCAAGATTTCT ACAAGCTCTGAAGCTAGTTCATCTAAATCTAAGGTCATAGACGAGCTTATTGGTATGGGTTTCTCCGAGGAATTAGTGATCAAAGCTATACAGGAACATG GAGAAGAAAATCTTGAGGAGATAACAAATGTACTTCTGAGTTATGCA GAGGCAGAGAAAATGCATGAAACAGAGAATGAGGACATCAACAATAACTACTTCTCAGATGATAATGATGACGTTAATATTTTCTCAGGTCTATCATCCTCAGATGAAGAG AACGAGTTACACTCTTTTCATGAAGATGGTAGATTGCAAGATTTGATCAAAATGGGATATCCAAGGAAAGAGGCTTCCATAGCTCTAGAGAGATGTG GAGAAATTGCAAGTTTGGCAGAGGTTGTTGACTTCATTTTTGCTGCTCAAATGGCACGGCAACTAGATGAGTTTTGGGCAGCTTCTGATGAACAAGAG CAGCGAAGAATTAATGAGCCACCACCAAGAAGGAGAAGGCTGAACACTGACATTGCCAGTGATGACGAGCTCATCCGTCTACCAAATCCAATGATCGGGTTTGGTGTACCTAAGGAACCTGGACTTATAACTGATAGGCCAGTCCCCATTCCTAATATTGCTCTAGGTCCACCCTATTTCTACTACGAGAATGTTGCAATGACACCCAAAGGTGTTTGGGCCACGATGTCTAGTCATCTGTATGACATCAAACCTGAATTTGTGGACTCCCTGTACTTTTGTGCTGCTGCGAGGAAGAGAGGTTACATTCACAACCTTCCAATCAAGAACAGATTTGAGATACAACCCACACCACATTATACGATACAAGAAGAGTTTCCTTTGACCAAGAAATGGTGGCCTGCTTGGGATAAAAGAACGAAGTTGAACTGTGTGTTGACTTGCATCGCCAGTGCTCAGCTCACAAACAAAATACGCAAGCGTCTTGAAAAACATGAAAGGGATCCAGCTGTGCAGAAAGATATAGTAGATCAATGCAAAAAATGGAACCTGGTTTGGGTTGGTAAGAACAAAGCTGCCCCTCTGGAACCATACGAGATGGAAAGGCTTCTAGGTTTCCCAAATAATCATACTCGTGGTATAAGCAGAAAGGATCGCTACAAGTCTCTAGGCAACTCATTTCAG GTTGATACTGTTGCCTATCACTTGTCTGTCCTTAAGCCGTTGTACCCAAAAGGCATAAACGTCTTGTCACTCTTCACTGGCATAGGCGGTGGAGAAGTAGCACTTCACCGTCTCCAAATACCAATGAAGCTAGTTGTGTCTGTTGAGATATCAGAAGTCAACAGGAACATATTCCGGAGTTTTTGGGAGCAGACAAATCAAAGGGGTGATCTGATAGAGTTTAGAGATGTTGAAGAGCTTGACGACCATAAGATAGAGGGACTTATGGACCAGTACGGAGGGTTTGACCTTGTTATAGGTGGTAGCCCCTGTAACAATCTAGCTGGAGCTAATAGGGTTAGTAGGACTGGACTTGAAGGAGACCAGTCATCACTGTTCTATGATTACTGCCGGATTCTAGAGGCTGTTCGCAGCAAAGCCTCAAGAATGAGGAGGTAG
- the LOC106296959 gene encoding LOW QUALITY PROTEIN: DNA (cytosine-5)-methyltransferase DRM1-like (The sequence of the model RefSeq protein was modified relative to this genomic sequence to represent the inferred CDS: deleted 1 base in 1 codon), which yields MPSDDELIHLPNPMIGFGAPNEPGLITERPVPIPDIARGPPYFYFENVAMAPKGVWAKMSSHLYDIKPEFVDSLYFSAAARKGGYIHNLPIKNRFEIQPTPHYTIEDEFPDTKKWWPVWDNRTKLNCVLTCIASAQITKDIRERLEKHEGDPRVQKDVVDQCKRWNLVWVGKNKAAPLEPCEMESLLGFPRNHTRGVSRRDRYKSLGNSFLVDTVAYHLSVLKALYPKGVNVLSLFTGIGGGEVALHRLQIPMKLVVSGEISEMNRNIFRSFWEQTNQRGDLIEFRDVEELDDHKIEGLMDQYGGFDLVIGGSPCNNLAGANRVSRTGLEGDQSSLFYDYCRILEAVHHKTHKNEKVECLLCR from the exons ATGCCCAGTGATGACGAGCTCATCCATTTACCAAATCCGATGATTGGGTTCGGTGCACCTAATGAACCTGGGCTTATAACAGAGAGGCCAGTCCCAATCCCTGACATTGCTCGTGGTCCGCCCTACTTCTACTTCGAGAACGTTGCAATGGCACCAAAAGGTGTTTGGGCCAAGATGTCTAGTCATCTCTATGACATCAAGCCAGAATTCGTGGACTCTTTGTACTTCTCTGCTGCTGCAAGGAAGGGAGGTTATATTCACAACCTCCCTATCAAGAACAGGTTTGAGATACAGCCCACTCCACATTATACCATAGAGGACGAGTTTCCTGACACCAAGAAATGGTGGCCTGTTTGGGATAACAGAACGAAGCTGAACTGTGTGTTGACTTGCATCGCCAGTGCTCAGATCACGAAGGATATACGCGAGCGTCTTGAAAAACATGAAGGGGATCCACGTGTACAGAAAGATGTGGTCGATCAGTGCAAAAGATGGAACCTGGTTTGGGTTGGTAAGAACAAAGCTGCCCCACTTGAACCATGCGAGATGGAAAGTCTTCTAGGCTTCCCAAGAAACCATACTCGTGGTGTAAGCAGAAGGGATCGATACAAGTCTCTAGGCAACTCATTTCTG GTTGATACTGTTGCCTATCACTTGTCTGTGCTCAAGGCTTTGTACCCAAAAGGTGTAAACGTCTTGTCACTCTTCACGGGCATAGGCGGTGGAGAAGTGGCACTTCACCGACTCCAGATTCCGATGAAGCTAGTTGTATCCGGTGAGATTTCTGAA ATGAACAGGAACATATTCAGGAGTTTTTGGGAGCAGACAAATCAAAGGGGTGATCTGATAGAGTTTAGAGATGTTGAAGAGCTTGACGACCACAAGATAGAGGGACTTATGGACCAGTACGGAGGGTTTGACCTTGTCATAGGCGGTAGCCCCTGTAACAATCTAGCTGGAGCTAATAGGGTTAGTAGGACTGGACTTGAAGGAGACCAGTCATCACTGTTCTATGACTACTGCCGGATTCTAGAGGCGGTGCACCACAAAACCCACAAGAATGAGAAGGTAGAGTGTCTCTTGTGTAGATGA
- the LOC106301028 gene encoding methyltransferase-like protein 7A isoform X1, protein MLFVQRMFQEHIIRRGRRYVRRLNSWLLNSTMQSYWDEIENFKNKVFDELTTKDEKVLEIGIGTGPNMRYFAARNVNVTLLGLDPNPKMKKYARKAAVRAGLNPKNFRFMQGVGEAIPLEDGSVDAVVATLVLCTVSDVTQTLNEIKRVLRPGGSFIFLEHVAAEGTLNGSLFRRLQKLLDPLQQILADGCHLTRNTRECILEAGFSGGAEIETVSMYSFPWITRPHIYGVAYK, encoded by the exons ATGCTTTTTGTTCAAAG GATGTTCCAGGAGCACATCATCCGCAGGGGCCGGAGGTACGTTAGAAGGCTTAACTCTTGGCTTTTGAACTCAACGATGCAGTCTTATTGGGATGAG ATTGAAAATTTCAAGAATAAAGTGTTTGATGAACTGACTACAAAAGATGAGAAGGTGTTGGAGATTGGTATTGGGACAGGTCCTAATATGAGATACTTCGCCGCTCGTAATGTGAATGTAACTCTTCTTGGGTTGGATCCAAATCCTAAAATGAAGAAGTATGCACGCAAAGCCGCTGTGAGAGCAGGATTGAATCCTAAAAACTTTAGATTCATGCAAGGA GTAGGAGAGGCTATACCATTAGAAGATGGTTCTGTGGATGCAGTCGTTGCAACACTTGTTCTATGTACTGTTTCTGACGTCACTCAAACACTCAATG AAATCAAGCGAGTGCTGAGACCAGGAGGGAGTTTCATCTTCTTAGAACATGTGGCAGCAGAAGGTACATTAA ATGGATCTCTCTTCAGGCGTTTGCAGAAACTGTTGGATCCATTGCAGCAGATATTAGCAGATGGATGCCATTTGACAAGAAACACGAGAGAGTGCATCTTGGAAGCTGGTTTCAGCGGTGGTGCCGAAATAGAGACGGTGTCGATGTATAGTTTCCCGTGGATAACAAGACCTCATATCTATGGAGTAGCTTACAAGTAA
- the LOC106296958 gene encoding DNA (cytosine-5)-methyltransferase DRM1-like isoform X2, with amino-acid sequence MAKHSAGDDDDVNWNTDDEIDNFQSSPRNVVHMDETVAKFIEMGFSIEMIGRAVEETGGENPEPLMILETLFKISTSSEASSSKSKVIDELIGMGFSEELVIKAIQEHGEENLEEITNVLLSYAEAEKMHETENEDINNNYFSDDNDDVNIFSGLSSSDEENELHSFHEDGRLQDLIKMGYPRKEASIALERCGEIASLAEVVDFIFAAQMARQLDEFWAASDEQEQRRINEPPPRRRRLNTDIASDDELIRLPNPMIGFGVPKEPGLITDRPVPIPNIALGPPYFYYENVAMTPKGVWATMSSHLYDIKPEFVDSLYFCAAARKRGYIHNLPIKNRFEIQPTPHYTIQEEFPLTKKWWPAWDKRTKLNCVLTCIASAQLTNKIRKRLEKHERDPAVQKDIVDQCKKWNLVWVGKNKAAPLEPYEMERLLGFPNNHTRGISRKDRYKSLGNSFQVDTVAYHLSVLKPLYPKGINVLSLFTGIGGGEVALHRLQIPMKLVVSVEISEVNRNIFRSFWEQTNQRGDLIEFRDVEELDDHKIEGLMDQYGGFDLVIGGSPCNNLAGANRVSRTGLEGDQSSLFYDYCRILEAVRSKASRMRR; translated from the exons ATG GCAAAACATTCTGCTGGTGATGACGATGATGTAAATTGGAATACAGATGATGAAATTGATAACTTCCAATCGTCTCCT AGAAACGTAGTTCATATGGATGAGACGGTTGCCAAGTTCATTGAGATGGGATTCTCTATCGAAATGATCGGTAGAGCGGTTGAAGAAACCGGCG GAGAAAATCCAGAACCTTTGATGATTCTTGAAACTCTCTTCAAGATTTCT ACAAGCTCTGAAGCTAGTTCATCTAAATCTAAGGTCATAGACGAGCTTATTGGTATGGGTTTCTCCGAGGAATTAGTGATCAAAGCTATACAGGAACATG GAGAAGAAAATCTTGAGGAGATAACAAATGTACTTCTGAGTTATGCA GAGGCAGAGAAAATGCATGAAACAGAGAATGAGGACATCAACAATAACTACTTCTCAGATGATAATGATGACGTTAATATTTTCTCAGGTCTATCATCCTCAGATGAAGAG AACGAGTTACACTCTTTTCATGAAGATGGTAGATTGCAAGATTTGATCAAAATGGGATATCCAAGGAAAGAGGCTTCCATAGCTCTAGAGAGATGTG GAGAAATTGCAAGTTTGGCAGAGGTTGTTGACTTCATTTTTGCTGCTCAAATGGCACGGCAACTAGATGAGTTTTGGGCAGCTTCTGATGAACAAGAG CAGCGAAGAATTAATGAGCCACCACCAAGAAGGAGAAGGCTGAACACTGACATTGCCAGTGATGACGAGCTCATCCGTCTACCAAATCCAATGATCGGGTTTGGTGTACCTAAGGAACCTGGACTTATAACTGATAGGCCAGTCCCCATTCCTAATATTGCTCTAGGTCCACCCTATTTCTACTACGAGAATGTTGCAATGACACCCAAAGGTGTTTGGGCCACGATGTCTAGTCATCTGTATGACATCAAACCTGAATTTGTGGACTCCCTGTACTTTTGTGCTGCTGCGAGGAAGAGAGGTTACATTCACAACCTTCCAATCAAGAACAGATTTGAGATACAACCCACACCACATTATACGATACAAGAAGAGTTTCCTTTGACCAAGAAATGGTGGCCTGCTTGGGATAAAAGAACGAAGTTGAACTGTGTGTTGACTTGCATCGCCAGTGCTCAGCTCACAAACAAAATACGCAAGCGTCTTGAAAAACATGAAAGGGATCCAGCTGTGCAGAAAGATATAGTAGATCAATGCAAAAAATGGAACCTGGTTTGGGTTGGTAAGAACAAAGCTGCCCCTCTGGAACCATACGAGATGGAAAGGCTTCTAGGTTTCCCAAATAATCATACTCGTGGTATAAGCAGAAAGGATCGCTACAAGTCTCTAGGCAACTCATTTCAG GTTGATACTGTTGCCTATCACTTGTCTGTCCTTAAGCCGTTGTACCCAAAAGGCATAAACGTCTTGTCACTCTTCACTGGCATAGGCGGTGGAGAAGTAGCACTTCACCGTCTCCAAATACCAATGAAGCTAGTTGTGTCTGTTGAGATATCAGAAGTCAACAGGAACATATTCCGGAGTTTTTGGGAGCAGACAAATCAAAGGGGTGATCTGATAGAGTTTAGAGATGTTGAAGAGCTTGACGACCATAAGATAGAGGGACTTATGGACCAGTACGGAGGGTTTGACCTTGTTATAGGTGGTAGCCCCTGTAACAATCTAGCTGGAGCTAATAGGGTTAGTAGGACTGGACTTGAAGGAGACCAGTCATCACTGTTCTATGATTACTGCCGGATTCTAGAGGCTGTTCGCAGCAAAGCCTCAAGAATGAGGAGGTAG